The sequence AAGATAGGGGGAGTTCAAAACATAAATTGGTAGAGGTGGCCTGGAGCATATTTTGAGACAGGGGCCCAACTGAAAGAGTTAAATCCCAACCTAGTAAGAAGGCAAGTCAGGAAAAGTCATccaagaaaatggagaaagataTTGTAAAAAATGGGGACATTGGAAGAATGACTTTCCAGCATTGAAAGAAAAGTCCCCAGTTCCCCAGCTCCCAGTAGTACAAAGTTCTAGCAGGTCAAGTTCGAAGTGATGTGGACCGAAGGTTAGACCCTCAGTGGAGCCTTCAGTTATAGCTAAGCTGGATAAAGATGACATTGACATTGAATTTTTAGTAGATACTGAAGAGGCATGTTCTGTGTTAAATACCTTAGAAGGGAAGCCAAGTCACAATACTGCACATGTTGTTGGGGCAACCGGGGTAAAAGAAACATGGCCTTTTTACAacctttaaaatttaaactggGAAAGCACTGGGTTACCCGTCAATTCACCTATATGCCTAACTCCCCTAATGCATTGCTGGGGAGGGATTTATTAGAAAAATTGGAAGCAGAAATCTTGGaatcctggatgctgagaattttagactttctgtgctgaaagggaTAAACCcacaagagaacactgcatttgacctgaggctgtggagaagactAAAAATTGATTGATAGTACTGGGATTACTGGGTATGTAGTTGgttagaagtgtgtaatatcacagggtggaaaacttaagagtttggggttttagaatatagaaataaatatgaagcaagatggagATTTTAGGGTGGAGACAGgtctttcttctttaccttcttccttcttcttcatagGTTTGGGTGATATTTTGTGATTGGACAGAAAGGTCCACATTGCGGGCTTTGGgggatcagttattgggttaaaagggaaaatgacAAGTTTTTTAATTGGATAGTTTAGTTTTAAAACACCTTGTAACAAGAGTTTGTTAGCCATTTTGTACCTTGCTAATGAAAAGCTGCCAAATTCATGGTTGTGAGACTGTTTCACTGATGAGAAATAATAAACTCCTGAGTCGGAATGTGGAATGCTGTCTCAAGTGCCTTCAATCCTGACCTCGAGAAACCgatacagaaattaaattttaaaatgaaaagggTGTAAGAGTTGTAAttcctgaatctaaatttatCCAAGTGCTGCACTTTTTATGCAGGAAAAATGTGGTGAAATTCCCACTTTGAGAAGTTGAGAATGCAGTAAGTCCAATAGGGTGGGCCACTGATATCCCAGGAAGATCCAAACAAGCAGAACCCGTGAATACTGCACTCAGACCAGGAGCCACATCAATAAGGCAAAACCAATACCCTTTGAAATTAGAAAACCATAAGGATTTCTGTACTTGAAAAACTTCAACATGGGTTACTAGTGCAATGTGAATTCAAATACAACACTGCCATCTTAGCTGTCTTAGCAGATGGCAAAAGTTATCAATTAGTAAAAGATTTGGGAGCAATTAACAAAATTACAGAGGACATAGGGTcacctggggggggggggggtcacaTGGCCGCACGCTAGGTGTCACCAGAAGCATCCTGgtggcagtgtccccacagGTGTGGCAACATTGTCTTCTGATGTGTGTCCTGGTGGCATTGTGGGCAGGGCCCAAGTCCCAGAGGTCATGAGGCCATGTCCTGCAGGGTGTTGCTGTGTCCCTCAGGATGTTCCCGTGGCTGCTTCTGGTGTTGAGTGTCTGTGTCCACCCCACCATAGGTAAAGACATGACATGACACTCTGTGATACCTCATGACATCCCACCACACCCTTTGTCCTCTGATTTTGGGTCCATTCCCCCTCTTTGGGGTTCCACatcaaaccaccccaaaattcttcacCCACAATGTCCACCTCCTGGACCCCCCACAGGCACTCGGCCACAGAGCTGTCACTGGTGCATCACAAAATCTCTGAGAACCACCCCAAAAAGTCATCAAGATCCCCTAAAATGTTTACCCATGACATCCATGCACACCCCCTGGGCCCCCACCCCAGGCACTTGGCCACAGAGCTGTCACTGGTGACATCAAGCTGCAGGATCCATagggtgtccccaagggtggctgtggctgccaccTCCAGTGGCCCCTGCTGCAATAGGTGGCCATGACTGCAATACCAAAAATCAGTCAGAGACCCAAAAAATTAATCAGGGATCCCAAAAACCTATCAGGGATTCCAAAATCCCGCACTGGAGTGTCTAACCCTCTCCCAGTATTTCCTGTGCCCCCTCCtgccttggggacaccccccTCACCCTCTAGGAGtatcctccctttccctcccaCGCTGGGGACAATTCCAATCCCCCCTCCCCTTTTGTGGTGTCCAACCTTTTGCTCATGTGTTCGGGACATTTGAGGACAACTCCCCTTACCCTCCCATGCTCTGCACATCCCAGAGTGTCCCTTAATGAGCTGGGGACAATCCCAGGATgttcctcctcaccctccttGACCTGGAGACATTTGGGAACAACCTCCTCACCCATGTATCATTTCTAGGGGTCCCTGGTCAGCCgtacagccacagccacagccacagcagctggtGACAAGGACAGTGCGAGCCAGGGGGGTGGCCATGGTGCCACCTCCTCACTCTGGATCAGTGCTCACGTGGCACCAGGACAGGGTTCAGGACATGAGGGAACAAAGAGAGGTGacaccctgagacccccccaaacaCAAGGGGCACAAAGGGGGAATCCCCCTTTAGCTGCCTCCAGGGGTGGCAGAGATTTGGGGACATTCCTGTGGACAACACAAAGTGTGGGGTTGCCCCCCCACCCTTCACCTGGGGACCCTAAATCTGCTCCTCCTTCCCATCTCAGTGGACtttggggaccccaaaatttcaCCCTCCCTCACTTGAAGATTCCAAATTTTCCCCTTCCCTACCTCATGGGACTCCCCAGATCTTTCCCTCCCCATGTAGCCAAAGCGGGCTCTGAGTTCCAGGACTGGACACCAGGATTATGCAGACTGGGCCCTAAGCTCCAGTACTGAGCACCAAGGACCCCTGGTTCCCCCTGGGACTCCCTCCATGGCCCCAGAATGTCCCATCTGGGCTCCACACCTGGTCCTGGCAAGTACTGAGCCCCACCAGGGGATCCCTACGCCCACCCCTACCCCAAAAATCATCCCCGCAGAGGGAAACCTGGGGTATCCAAGAGACCCCAGAGGGTGGGGAGAAGGTTTGGGATCCCCATAGACTCCTGACAAGGGTGAactggggggtcctgggtggatTTTGAAGGTCCtgagggtttttgggggtgggaTGCCAAAACTTCAGGGGTGTGCCTGAGCCCCAGGTAGGCCCTTGAGCCCCGGAACGATTCCCTGAGGCTCTGGGGGAGGAGATAACTGAAACTGGGGCAGGTCCTCAGGCCTCCAACCCATCCATAGGAGCGCTCACGCGGCTTCCCACCGAAGTACCACACAAGAAAGGCTGCGTTATTTGCATAACCCCGCCCACctcctaaaaaacccaaaacaaacccaccaGAGGACAGAATTTCGTTTGCATAGTCCTGCTCGCAGGATTCCAAAGCTCAGATGAAACGAAACATTTCAGTAACAAAGGCCCCAATTACATGCAACTGCTAGGGGTCCTGCACACCGCCAGCCAATCACCGTGCGCCACATTCCTTATGTCTGCATGGCCACGCCCTTTGTCTTGGCCACGCCCAGCGCCAGCTGTAACTGCGTTTGAGTGCCgctccctcccagtgctcccagtaaaaGCGCTCCCAGTTCCTTCATAGTGCTTTCAGGATCGCCCTCGGTACACTCACTATTGCTCCAAGTGCCGCACGGGGTCTGGTTGCTTTGGAACCTCTCTCAGGGCAGAGCATGGCTGCttttgcttgtcagcacaagcctgggccgggctgggagaggagaaggagcaggaggggaaaaggagcagggagaaaggaaaaaggaggaagagagaaagaggaaagggaaatggaaaaaaggactGTGAGGAACAGGAgaacaggaggaagaggtggagtgggaggaagagcagcagcagaaccatGTGGTTCACCCACCTGCCTGCTCAGGCTACAGCTCCCACAGATATGGCAGCATGGCCCCACCACTGTACACCAGAACCCGCAGGTGAATGAGTAAAGGGACCTCACCCAAATCCACTGCAGGGGTCTTGGGGAGGGGTTTTTCGCAGGGCAGGGGATGTTTGGATCTTCCAGAAGTCCAAAGCTGAGATGGAAATGCCCCTAAAGGGATCTTGGGGCGGTCCCATGTGGTGGATCACTGAGTACCGGCAGGCAGAGGAGCAATATCGGGtttgggaattcccaggagagcCAGGGTGGAACATGGGAGCCCTGAAGTAGGGACAGGACAGAGGGGTGATCCCGGAGCTGGGGGACCTCCAGCACCCTGGAGATGTAGGGGAGGCTGGAGATGAGCAGGGTCTGGGCCCCACAAAGCTGAAAGGGGCGCTGACTTCAAGAGCTGCACTTGGGCTACAGGACCATGACCACTGGGGCTCAGCCCTTGTTTTTCCTCAAACCAggatttcccattcccaaatgtGGGCCCGATGCAGGCAGAGGAGGAcacaaggaagaggaagatgcccctGGAggcccaggcaggtgaggaggaagtcactggccctttccccctctctcctgctccatttCCCAGCCCAACATGGCCCCCGGCTGCAGAACAATCCCCCTGACAAAGTCCAACCAGGGAtgcactggggggatctccttgcccttccctgtggcacagaggcaaatcccatcctctccttgtccttcctcctccagaccaggagctgaggatggagaccaGTGAGGACAAGTCCCCACAGCAGAACCTTGTggaagaggctgttttgagTGGCTCCACAGTGCAGGAATCTAACGTGAAGGAAAAGTCCTGGAGatcccacaggaggaggggctgcaaacgCAGATCACagggatccaaggagaagtttccccctgggctggggaggcagctggatCTTAGAGCTGGGAGTCCATGAGCAGCTTCACAATGGGGAGTATCTCCACAAGTGCTTGGACTGTGGGAAGTACTTCAGCTGGACATGCTACCTGATCTACCACCAGAGAagacacactggggagaggcacTATGAGTGTCATGAGTGTACGAAGAACTTCTCAAAAAGCTCTAATCTGACCCAGAACCAAGGGAGCCACCATTAAGAAAAGCCTTTGTAAGAGATGGTCCAAAATTCCCCTCATTTTTGCCTCACAATCATCACAATCACAGAGACTAAGATCCTTAAGACCCCAGTTGAAGTTCTGGCCTGGTTGAGGTGGATGCTCACCAGGTGATTATTTGCAGGTGTCTTTGCTGTGTTGTCATGCTGCACTGATTCAAACAGGGCCTGGCAAGGAGCGGCTTGCTCTGTACGCTTACACCTGCTTCACGATACCCGCTCATCACAATAACCCATGATTTTTCCCACCTCTTGGCCAAATGAACTTTCTGGGGGTAACTGGTGATCTCCCACGGAAGatccctcatctgcctcacGACCACTGTGACGGACGGAGATTGAAGCTCCCTCCCAAGGACTGACACTGAGACAGAGGCGCTGGCCTGACTGAAGCAGGATATTCGCTAAGTGTTGCCTGCAGGTGTGTTTGCAGGACCCAGAAAACAATGGGTCTTGGTCACTGCTGAAATCGACTTGCCCTGCTTCGGAACATGGACTGTCTATACCCATTTGCAATAGACTAATTTCTCCATTACCTGTTCCCCCTACTCGGCAGAGGACTATAAAAGACCCCTGAGTTAGCCAAGATTTTGGTGAACCCCCATGGACGATAGTGATTTTAAGTGGCTGGACCACAGAGGATTTAATCTCTCCATTTGGTAGCTATATcctgcttcctctttctctctctctctatttcCTTTCTAAATCCTTTTATCCCTTTTGCTGTTGGCACTcaataaaggtgcatttgttgtgattaaactgatggTCCCCTGCTATTtgcctttttgcacttttgggattGGTAAATGAACCATCACGACACCCTGCTTGTCTTAGTGGATCATGACAGCCCTGTGAGTGCACAAagtgcaggaagagctttgtgtGCTGCTCCaactccatcccccatgggaggatctgtgctggatgatccccagtgagccccagtgggcagagccctgctggtCCATGATGCCAGTGATCTGTTTTGGGAAGATACCTGGCTGGGGGGCTCCAAGTCTTCCTGACTCCCTGTGCCCttgattttatttccatttctctgtccttttaaaagcaaaactgaggttaaaataaagatgaactGAATAATGGATGAAGACATGGTGCTGGCATAGCCATGCACACTGATATGTAGGGATCTTTCAGGGGATGTGGGGAATGCTGGGCTTGAGGGACTTGAGGGTTATTTAGGGCTTCAGGCATCCCAGGCtaaacagctcctgctgcattGTGAGACCCTGGCAGAGGTTGTGGAGCAGCTGGTCAAGGACCCCCTGCCCTAGAACTTTccccatatccccccatcccatTTCCCAGTGTTCCCTATCCAGATTCTCCCTCTCCCCACTGTCACCCCCTTCATGCCTTGCCAGTTCCCTTGTCACCCCACTCCTGATCCCATCCTGCTCCTATCCCAATCCAGATCCCATTCCAGGTGTCATTCCCTGTCCGTGTCTCATATTCTGTATGGATGGCGTTCCCATATTCCCAGTTCCATATTCCCTGTCCGGTTCCTGTATTCCCAGTCTAGCTCCCGTTCTCATACTTCCACTTCTATATTCCCTCTCCTGTTCCCATATATCCCATCCCCTGTCTCATTTCCAGttccattcccagtccccatCCCATTCGCCTATTTCCAGTCCCATTCtcagtccctgtccccattccctgtcctcATTCCCGGTGTCATTCccgctccctgtccccattcccggtcccATTCCCGGTCCAcattccctgtctccattcccgCTCCCTGTCGCCattcccgttccctgtccccattcccgctccctgtccccattcccgtccccattcccgctccctgtccccattcccgtccccattcccgtccccattcccgctccctgtcccctctcaccAGACGCCGCCGCCATCGCTCCAGGCCCCCCACCGCCCTCACGTGACCGAAGAAAccccgcgctgcccccgccCACCAATCCCAGCGCGCGATCGCTCCCTGATTTGCATAACCACGCCCTTCGCTTTGCCCCTTTCCCCGCCGGCTGCGGCCGCGTCCGGACGCTGTTTGCTCCCGGTTccgtcccagtgctcccagtcagAGCGGTGCCGGGAGGGAAAGCGCTCCcgttccctcccagtgctcccagtcagAGCGGTGCCGGGAGGGAAAGCGCTCCTggttccctcccagtgctcccagtcagAGCGGTGCCGGGAGGGAAAGCGCTCCTggttccctcccagtgctcccagtgctgcacgGGCCGACGCCGCTTTGGAACCCGCCCCGGGCAGAGCGCGGCTGCTTTTGGGTGTCGGCACctgcccgggccgggctgggagcgGAGGCGGAGCggcaggaagaggagggacagaACCGCGTTGTTTCCCGTGCCGGGTCTCAGGCCCGCCCGCTCAGGCCGCCGCTCCACCGGCGTCAGTAGCACCGAGCCCCACACACCCGACGGAATCCACAGGTGAGCGGGGAGACGGAGCTCACCCGGATTCCATTCGGGGGGCTATTCGGGAGGGTTTTCTTTGCGGGGCAGGAGATGTTTGCATCTTGCAGGACTCCAAATCTGAGCAGGAAATGTTCCTCGAGGGATGTTGAGGGATCCCGCGTCGAGGGGGCAATATCGGGTTTAGGGATCCCCGGGAGAACCGGGGACAACGCAGGGGCCCCAAAGGGGAGAGACTGCAGAGGGGCAATCCCGAAGCCAGGATACCCCTAGCACCCTGAAGGGGTGGAGGAGCCTCGGTGAGCAGACTCCTGGATGAGTGGGCTCCAGGGCCTCCGAAGCTGAAAGAGGCACTGACTTCTCcagctgcactttggcagcaggacCAATCAAACGCAAATCACTCAGCCTTGCTTTCCTCCAAAAACCAggatttcccattcccaaacctTGGCTCgatggaggaagaggaggctgcGAGGAAGAGAAAGATGCCCTGAGAGCACCAGGCAGGTGAgaaggaagtcagtgcccctttccccctctctcctgctccaactcccagcccagcatggcccctggctgcaggacaacccTGCGGCCAATGCCGTCCTGCTGGGAGTGGAttgaagaaatttatttctCCTTGCCTCAGGCAAGGAGGCAATTCCCagcctctccttgtccttcctcccccagacaaggagctgaggatggaaaCCAGCAAGGACAAATCCCCAGACTTGaggcagaacctcatggaagaggccgttctgagcagctccacagcacAGGAATCCAATGGGGAGGAAAAACACTGTAAATGCTGCAATGGGAGGGGCTGCAAATGCAGATCACAGGGATCCGAGGAGGAAATACCCACACTGGGCTGGGGatgcagccagagctcagagctgggggtccatgagcagcttcatgatggggagaagccccacaagtgctcggaatgtgggaagagcttcggCAAGAGATCCTCCCTGATCTATCACTGGAGAATCCACAtgggggaacggccctatgagtgtgggcaatgtgggaagagcttcacacAGAGCTCCTACCTTATTGTCCACCTGAGGACCCACAcaggggaacggccctatgagtgtggggagtgtgggaagagcttcaggacGAGATCTAAACTTACCcgccaccagatgatccacactggggagaggccctacgagtgtgatAAATGcaggaagaggtttcagaccagctccaatctcctcaCACATCAGCGCATTCACACagatgagaggcccttccgctgccccgactgcgggaagggcttcaggtACAACTTCCGCCTTGTCACCCACCAGCTcatccacactggtgagaggcCATTTGAGTGTCCTGAGTGTAGGAAGAGCTTCAGGACAAGCTCTGAACTGATTGTTCACCAGAGAATCCACACGGGGGAACAGCCCTATGAGTGTGATGAATGcaggaagaggtttcagagcaACTCCCATCTCCTCTTGCAcaagcggattcacacagatgagaagcccttcctctgccccgactgcgggaagggcttcaggtACAACTCCAACCTCATCAgccaccggcgcatccacactggggagaggccctatgagtgtcccagctgtggcaggagcttctcacagagctctcacttgaccagACACCTACGGAGCTACCACTAAGGGAAAACCTGCAAGTGCTCCAAGTGTGGGAAAAGCTTTGTGCGCTGCTctagctccatcccccatgggaagATCCACACTGGATGATTCCCAGTGACCCTGCCGTGGGCAGAGCCCCAGTGATCCCgtgttgggaagacacctgcCTGTGAGCTCCACATCGTCCTGGCTCCCTGTAGCCTGAATTTCTCATTGTCCCTTCAAATCACTCAAAATtggggtaaaaataaagatgttgaacTGAAACATGGATAAGGACAAGGTGTGGGTATGGCCATGAATGGTATAATGAGGGATCTTccaggggatgtgggggattATAGGTTCAAGGGAGTTCAGGGTTTCTGGGGTGGACTTGGgggttgctcagggctttgggcactcCAGACCAAGTGGCTCAGGTTGTATTGGGAGACCCTGGTAGAGGTTCTGGTGGACCTGATCAAGTCCTGCCCTGGACTtttccccatgtccccccattCCAACTCATAGTGTCCCCTGTAGCAGCTGCTCTACTCCCTGCTGTCACCTCATTTCTCTTTACAGAGAAAACCAAGGCAcaattttttcccaaggatttacTGGGAAAGGCAGTGAGAAGCCTCAGAGAGaacaagagaaaacaattcttatctgcTCCTGTGTTTGTCCCA is a genomic window of Lonchura striata isolate bLonStr1 chromosome 21, bLonStr1.mat, whole genome shotgun sequence containing:
- the LOC116183126 gene encoding uncharacterized protein LOC116183126 — encoded protein: MEEEEAGRKRKMPQDTQADKELRMETREDESPQQNLMEEAILSDSTAQDSNGDKNLWRSLMRGCKPSPGRSEEEKPTLGQDGSQRCSQSSKLGVTEQLHNGEKPYRCGECGKSFQRSSTLLKHQQTHTDDRPYECPECGKRFQTSRHLLRHERIHTEERPFCCPDCMKGFRHNSDLIKHRRIHTGERPYECSDCGKRFTQKSNLIVHKRIHTGEKPYDCGHCGKRFSQISELMPHQRIHSGERPYECGKCGKSFSKNYHLMIHQRSHTGERPYECGECQKRFQSSSDLLVHQRIHTDERPYRCPDCGKGFKLNSTLITHRRIHTGERPYECPNCGKSFRQRSALNQHKRSYHYSSPASAPSVGRVSCTTTAPSPMGRSALDGSQQGAEDGGYGGEIPMLHDGEKPHKCSECGKNFSKRSSLMCHWRIHTGERSYECGECGKSFCVGTKDFPFPNVGPMQAEEDTRKRKMPLEAQADQELRMETSEDKSPQQNLVEEAVLSGSTVQESNSRPHSRSLSPFPSPFPSPFPLPVPSHQTPPPSLQAPHRPHVTEETPRCPRPPIPARDRSLICITTPFALPLSPPAAAASGRCLLPVPSQCSQSERCREGKRSRSLPVLPVRAVPGGKALLVPSQCSQSERCREGKRSWFPPSAPSAARADAALEPAPGRARLLLGVGTCPGRAGSGGGAAGRGGTEPRCFPCRVSGPPAQAAAPPASVAPSPTHPTESTGFPIPKPWLDGGRGGCEEEKDALRAPGRQGGNSQPLLVLPPPDKELRMETSKDKSPDLRQNLMEEAVLSSSTAQESNGEEKHCKCCNGRGCKCRSQGSEEEIPTLGWGCSQSSELGVHEQLHDGEKPHKCSECGKSFGKRSSLIYHWRIHMGERPYECGQCGKSFTQSSYLIVHLRTHTGERPYECGECGKSFRTRSKLTRHQMIHTGERPYECDKCRKRFQTSSNLLTHQRIHTDERPFRCPDCGKGFRYNFRLVTHQLIHTGERPFECPECRKSFRTSSELIVHQRIHTGEQPYECDECRKRFQSNSHLLLHKRIHTDEKPFLCPDCGKGFRYNSNLISHRRIHTGERPYECPSCGRSFSQSSHLTRHLRSYH